In a genomic window of Deltaproteobacteria bacterium:
- a CDS encoding DUF4388 domain-containing protein, whose translation MLQGRMSLRGSLRTMPVEDVLDWIDRRFACGTLTVERGAATRSFHFDSGYVTRTDSNHPAEQLGHQLRVRGLVTADQLAEAFRVQADTGVRLGKILLMVGAVDAATLDRTLHALIREAVADTLAWPDGVFAFEPDVGSRAASEYAVSVNLRDAIEAGRERAPRWRAIETALGDDEGARLWLVRRDAVGDAAADLVAAVDEGKTIGDIVRARPHFRFDTLDALARLVESGAAAIDRRRPSRPAALASAADVARAARGRAAGGDRVGALELVMAALAESPDDEDLNALRAEIERSVFAELSRSLLSSFRVPKLLKTKEELSAIDMTQAEKDMADRIDGRWDLLSLMRISPLRDVDALLAIKRLADRGIISL comes from the coding sequence ATGCTCCAAGGTCGGATGTCGCTGAGGGGTTCGCTGCGAACGATGCCCGTGGAGGACGTCCTCGACTGGATCGACCGCCGGTTCGCGTGCGGGACGTTGACGGTCGAGCGCGGCGCCGCCACGCGGTCGTTTCACTTCGACTCGGGCTACGTCACGCGCACCGACTCGAACCACCCGGCCGAGCAACTCGGCCACCAGCTCCGCGTGCGCGGACTCGTCACCGCGGACCAACTCGCCGAGGCGTTCAGGGTCCAGGCCGACACCGGCGTGCGACTCGGCAAGATCCTTCTGATGGTCGGCGCGGTGGACGCGGCGACCCTCGACCGCACGCTGCACGCGCTCATTCGGGAGGCGGTGGCCGACACGCTGGCGTGGCCCGACGGCGTGTTCGCGTTCGAGCCGGACGTGGGTTCACGCGCGGCGTCGGAGTACGCGGTATCCGTGAATCTGCGCGACGCGATCGAGGCGGGCCGCGAGCGCGCGCCGCGGTGGCGGGCGATCGAGACGGCCCTGGGGGACGACGAGGGGGCCCGGTTGTGGCTGGTGCGGCGCGACGCGGTCGGCGACGCGGCGGCCGATCTCGTCGCCGCGGTGGACGAGGGCAAGACGATCGGCGACATCGTGCGCGCGCGGCCCCACTTCCGGTTCGACACGCTCGACGCGCTCGCGCGGCTGGTCGAGTCCGGGGCCGCCGCCATCGACCGACGCCGGCCGTCCCGTCCCGCCGCGCTGGCGAGCGCGGCCGATGTGGCGCGCGCGGCGCGCGGACGTGCCGCGGGCGGCGATCGCGTCGGCGCGCTGGAGTTGGTGATGGCGGCGCTGGCCGAGAGCCCGGACGACGAGGATCTCAACGCGCTGCGCGCGGAGATCGAGCGAAGCGTATTCGCAGAGCTGTCGCGCTCGCTTCTGTCGAGCTTTCGCGTGCCGAAGCTGCTAAAGACGAAAGAGGAACTCAGCGCGATCGACATGACGCAAGCGGAAAAGGACATGGCCGACCGGATCGACGGCCGGTGGGATCTGCTGTCGTTGATGCGGATTAGCCCGCTGCGCGACGTCGACGCGCTGCTCGCCATCAAGCGCCTCGCCGACCGGGGTATCATCTCGCTGTAA
- a CDS encoding glutaredoxin family protein, which translates to MVTVEIYSKPDCCLCDEAKRVLEAVRRDVPFELREVNIAGDPERLAAYGQEIPVVFIGGRKAFKYRVDERELRRRLQREVAR; encoded by the coding sequence ATGGTAACCGTCGAGATTTACAGCAAACCCGACTGCTGCCTGTGCGACGAGGCCAAGCGCGTGCTCGAGGCCGTGCGGCGCGACGTGCCCTTCGAGCTACGCGAGGTGAACATCGCCGGCGACCCGGAGCGCCTCGCCGCCTACGGACAGGAGATTCCGGTCGTGTTCATCGGCGGCCGCAAGGCGTTCAAGTACCGGGTCGACGAGCGCGAGTTGCGCCGCCGGCTGCAGCGAGAGGTCGCACGCTGA
- a CDS encoding TlpA family protein disulfide reductase translates to MSTSAKRAAAATATVAIAGFLIVRFVLMLDDAVAREEAAACTALRPSPPNDAFRDHPLGDFPIPAPDFAAQDVDGNMRRLSDFRGQVVFLNFWAPWCPPCREEVPSIEQLQRELGDEPFVVLALASSRDWPSVLVDFPEGTPMTVLLDPPASEDEQIGKIARAYGVPALPETFVIDKQGYIRHYFVNKRDWKSDIAVTCLRSLIEEKDTLPWLRSWLWTMSQTSSGSS, encoded by the coding sequence ATGTCGACCTCCGCGAAACGAGCGGCCGCGGCGACCGCGACCGTCGCGATCGCCGGGTTCCTCATCGTCCGTTTCGTCCTGATGTTGGACGACGCGGTCGCGCGAGAAGAAGCGGCCGCGTGCACCGCTTTGCGTCCGTCCCCGCCGAACGACGCGTTCCGCGACCACCCGCTCGGCGACTTCCCGATTCCGGCGCCCGACTTCGCCGCGCAAGACGTCGACGGGAACATGCGCCGGCTGTCGGACTTCCGCGGTCAGGTCGTCTTTCTCAACTTCTGGGCGCCGTGGTGCCCGCCGTGTCGCGAGGAAGTCCCGTCGATCGAGCAGCTTCAGCGCGAACTCGGCGACGAGCCGTTCGTCGTACTGGCGCTGGCGTCGTCGCGCGACTGGCCATCGGTCTTGGTGGACTTCCCCGAGGGCACGCCCATGACCGTGCTCCTCGACCCGCCGGCGTCGGAGGACGAGCAAATCGGCAAGATCGCGCGCGCATACGGCGTTCCCGCGCTGCCGGAGACGTTCGTCATCGACAAACAGGGCTATATCCGCCACTACTTCGTCAACAAGCGGGACTGGAAGTCCGACATCGCGGTAACGTGCCTGCGTTCGCTGATCGAGGAGAAGGACACGCTGCCATGGCTAAGATCTTGGTTGTGGACGATGAGCCAGACATCCTCCGGGTCGTCGTGA
- a CDS encoding response regulator: MAKILVVDDEPDILRVVVKIMESRGHTVTTAKDGVRALELAESEQPDVVILDVNLPKKDGFEVCRELKSRESTQHIPVVMMTAAYVSVEDAEKGTELGADEYVIKPFLREVLIHNVERLLPDAARADNG, translated from the coding sequence ATGGCTAAGATCTTGGTTGTGGACGATGAGCCAGACATCCTCCGGGTCGTCGTGAAGATCATGGAATCGCGCGGTCACACCGTGACCACCGCGAAGGACGGCGTGCGCGCGCTCGAATTGGCGGAGAGCGAGCAGCCCGACGTGGTCATCTTGGACGTGAACCTGCCCAAGAAAGACGGCTTCGAGGTGTGCCGAGAACTCAAGAGCCGCGAGTCGACCCAGCACATCCCGGTCGTGATGATGACGGCGGCGTACGTGTCGGTGGAGGACGCGGAAAAGGGCACCGAACTCGGCGCCGACGAATACGTGATCAAGCCGTTTCTGCGCGAAGTGCTCATCCACAACGTCGAACGGCTGTTGCCCGACGCCGCCAGGGCCGACAACGGCTGA
- a CDS encoding GTP-binding protein, producing MRRGMATPFTILTGFLGAGKTTVLNRTLGAPRGRRIAVLVNELGRVAIDSRLILGGGGDVLELAGGCVCCKIDVKNDLWDGIADVVARSRPDHVVLETTGIAEPAAILAGLDRAVADPYGVVCVVDADAAVDALDRRPEVAEQIQAADRLLLSKLDIAGPDRIAATHAALDRLNRDAERAAFPAGDAGTAALVPWLLARRAARAAARPHRDHLHQVAAATFVDAAPLLAGPLLAAIDGWRDRLLRVKGVANLAGESRRAYVELAGRRVEIRPGEPWGAEPRCTELVLIGEGIDDREVRRRLWACRAPAAS from the coding sequence ATGCGCAGGGGCATGGCGACGCCGTTTACCATCCTCACCGGGTTTCTCGGCGCCGGCAAGACGACCGTACTCAACCGCACGCTGGGTGCGCCGCGCGGCCGCCGCATCGCGGTGCTGGTCAACGAGCTCGGGCGGGTCGCGATCGACAGCCGGCTCATCCTCGGCGGCGGCGGCGACGTGCTCGAACTCGCGGGCGGCTGCGTGTGCTGCAAGATCGACGTCAAGAACGACCTGTGGGACGGGATCGCCGACGTGGTTGCGCGATCCCGGCCGGACCACGTCGTCCTCGAGACGACCGGCATCGCGGAACCCGCGGCGATCCTGGCCGGCCTCGACCGGGCCGTCGCGGATCCGTACGGGGTCGTGTGCGTGGTGGACGCCGACGCGGCGGTCGACGCGCTCGACCGCCGGCCGGAGGTGGCCGAGCAGATTCAGGCCGCCGACCGGCTGCTGTTGTCCAAGCTCGACATCGCCGGTCCGGATCGGATCGCCGCGACGCACGCCGCTCTCGATCGACTGAACCGCGATGCCGAGCGCGCCGCGTTCCCGGCCGGTGACGCCGGGACGGCGGCGCTCGTGCCGTGGCTGCTCGCCCGCCGGGCGGCGCGCGCTGCGGCGCGGCCGCACCGCGATCACCTGCATCAGGTCGCCGCCGCCACGTTCGTCGACGCCGCGCCGCTGCTCGCCGGCCCGCTGCTCGCCGCGATCGATGGCTGGCGCGATCGACTGCTGCGCGTCAAGGGCGTGGCGAACCTCGCCGGAGAGTCTCGTCGCGCTTACGTCGAGCTGGCCGGCCGGCGCGTCGAGATTCGTCCCGGGGAGCCCTGGGGGGCCGAGCCGCGGTGTACCGAGCTCGTGTTGATCGGCGAGGGGATCGACGATCGGGAAGTGCGCCGCCGGCTGTGGGCCTGCCGCGCACCCGCTGCGTCGTGA